One Streptosporangium sp. NBC_01495 DNA window includes the following coding sequences:
- a CDS encoding SDR family NAD(P)-dependent oxidoreductase: MHIDLTGKTALVTGSTQGIGAAIAVGLARAGATVAVNGRTPDKVQAAADALRAEIPGARVVSLAADLATQEGADHAVDLLPEVDILVNNLGIFGAKAPLEITDDEWRRYFEVNVLAAVRLTRAYLPGMVARSWGRVQYIASDSAIVTPIEMIQYGMSKTALLAVSRGFAKAAAGSGVTVNSVIAGPTHTGGVEEFVYELVDRNLPWEEAQRVFMREHRPQSLLQRLIEPEEIANMVVYLSSAQASATTGGALRVDGGYVDAIVP, from the coding sequence ATGCATATCGATCTCACCGGCAAGACGGCACTGGTCACCGGATCCACCCAGGGCATCGGGGCGGCCATCGCCGTCGGCCTCGCGCGGGCGGGCGCGACGGTGGCCGTCAACGGCCGCACACCCGACAAGGTCCAGGCCGCCGCCGACGCGCTGCGCGCGGAGATCCCCGGCGCGCGGGTCGTCTCGCTCGCCGCGGACCTCGCCACCCAGGAGGGCGCGGACCACGCCGTCGACCTCCTGCCGGAGGTCGACATCCTGGTCAACAACCTCGGGATCTTCGGGGCGAAGGCCCCTCTGGAGATCACCGACGACGAGTGGCGCCGCTACTTCGAGGTGAACGTCCTGGCGGCGGTCCGCCTCACCCGCGCCTACCTGCCGGGGATGGTGGCGCGCTCCTGGGGCCGCGTCCAGTACATCGCCAGCGACTCCGCGATCGTCACCCCCATCGAGATGATCCAGTACGGCATGTCCAAGACCGCGCTCCTGGCCGTCTCGCGCGGCTTCGCCAAGGCGGCCGCGGGCAGCGGCGTCACCGTGAACTCCGTCATCGCCGGTCCCACCCACACCGGCGGAGTGGAGGAGTTCGTCTACGAGCTCGTCGACCGGAACCTGCCCTGGGAGGAGGCCCAGCGCGTCTTCATGCGGGAGCACCGCCCGCAGTCACTCCTGCAACGGCTGATCGAGCCGGAGGAGATCGCCAACATGGTCGTCTACCTCAGCTCCGCGCAGGCCTCCGCCACCACGGGCGGAGCCCTGCGCGTCGACGGGGGATACGTCGACGCCATCGTCCCCTGA